One stretch of Chaetodon auriga isolate fChaAug3 chromosome 18, fChaAug3.hap1, whole genome shotgun sequence DNA includes these proteins:
- the sccpdhb gene encoding saccharopine dehydrogenase b, with product MATVTSTRPYHIIVFGATGFTGQFVVEEVARCAAGSPVGSPLKWAVAGRSRQRLEEVLKQAAGRLSMPELRTDIEIIVADVSIEESLAVMCQQGLVILNCVGPYRFYGEPVVKACIANGAHYLDISGEPQFLERMQLEYHTKALDSGVYVIGSCGFDSIPADLGILYTQRQFKGTLTAVESFLNISSGPEGSSGHDATWQSAVYGFADSGSLRQLRRKFGHKPLPVVGAKVKKRGFVFFSKEIEEYAIPFMGSDPSVVKRTQRFLYEEEHQSPVQYSAFVGVGGLFSVVKLFCGGLLFWFMVKFSLGRKLLTTFPSLFSFGLFTKSGPTMKQIENTCFSLTFFGEGYSEGTDPAQGQPNAKICTQVIGPEPGYVATVSAMVQAAITLLNELHSLPKRGGVYTPGAAFYKTSLIDRLQDHSIKFSVRSYQ from the exons atggcGACTGTAACTTCGACCAGACCGTACCATATTATCGTTTTCGGTGCCACAGGCTTCACGGGCCAGTTTGTTGTGGAGGAGGTCGCCCGCTGTGCCGCAGGCAGTCCCGTCGGTAGCCCTCTGAAATGGGCTGTGGCCGGGAGAAGCAGACAGCGCCTGGAAGAAGTGTTGAAACAAGCCGCCGGCagactgt cCATGCCAGAGCTGAGGACAGACATTGAAATCATTGTTGCCGATGTGTCCATTGAGGAATCTCTGGCCGTCATGTGCCAACAGGGCCTGGTGATCCTCAACTGTGTGGGACCT TACAGATTTTATGGCGAACCAGTGGTGAAAGCTTGCATAGCAAATGGAGCTCACTACTTGGACATCTCTGGCGAGCCTCAG TTCCTGGAGCGTATGCAGCTCGAGTACCACACTAAAGCCTTGGACAGTGGAGTGTATGTGATTGGCAGCTGTGGCTTTGACTCCATACCGGCAGACCTGGGTATTCTCTACACACAGAGGCAGTTCAAAG GCACTCTGACGGCTGTGGAGAGCTTCCTGAACATTAGCAGTGGGCCTGAG GGGTCGTCTGGCCACGATGCCACTTGGCAGTCTGCTGTGTACGGCTTTGCAGACAGCGGATCCCTCCGCCAGCTGAGGAGGAAGTTTGGGCACAAGCCACTGCCTGTGGTGGGAGCCAAAGTCAAAAAGAG gggttttgtgtttttcagcaagGAGATCGAGGAGTATGCCATCCCATTCATGGGCTCTGACCCCTCAGTAGTCAAGAGAACCCAGCGTTTTCTTTACGAGGAGGAGCATCAGTCACCA GTCCAGTATAGTGCCTTTGTCGGGGTTGGTGGCCTCTTCTCAGTCGTTAAGCTCTTCTGTGGCGGCCTGCTCTTCTGGTTCATGGTCAAATTCAGCCTGGGCAGGAAACTCCTCACCACG TTTCCATCACTCTTCTCCTTTGGCTTGTTCACCAAGTCTGGTCCAACCATGAAGCag ATAGAAAACACCTGCTTTAGCCTGACATTTTTCGGGGAGGGCTACTCAGAGGGTACAGATCCCGCGCAGGGCCAGCCCAACGCTAAGATCTGCACTCAGGTCATAGGACCAG AGCCTGGGTATGTAGCAACAGTTTCTGCTATGGTACAAGCAGCCATAACCTTGTTGAATGAACTGCACTCTCTCCCCAAGAG GGGAGGGGTCTACACTCCAGGAGCTGCTTTCTATAAAACCAGTCTGATCGACCGCCTCCAGGACCACAGCATCAAGTTCTCAGTCAGAAGCTACCAGTAG